One region of Oryza sativa Japonica Group chromosome 10, ASM3414082v1 genomic DNA includes:
- the LOC107275261 gene encoding uncharacterized protein isoform X2 → MLGNQMQGGLGSPGALSHAYVQHPPLRCDIPDIRGLFYDDANKFLIAPTADRILYWKIVPSTPAGPPNSDPVNDGPVLSVRYSLDLKAIGIQRSNHEVEFINRETGQTCNKKCRADSETILGFFWTDCPTCDVIIIKTSGLDLFAYEPQSNALHLVDSKKINVSWYFYTHESRLILLASGMQCTLFTGYQFSAGGIVKLPKFEMTMTKSEANNKPVLAADDVHTVTVYGRIYCLQLDRVSMTLNLYRFYRDAVVQQGTLPTYSSRIAVSAVDNIIMVHQIDAKVVILYDVFMDSYAPISAPLPLLVRGLPSNNKQSAQPPDSQSSAYGGTLYGEGWSFLIPDLVCDVENGLLWKLHLDLEAIAASTSDAPLILEFLQRRKSDPSMVKTLSLAIVRTIILERRPITMVAKAMDVVLDSYSRLMKMGGGLPAVRRTSEQNQQPGVQPGVNPDSASGDGNRPVQSNSEVEHGIANLAEHVDRTLLNTSSDSDDIIDASGASDAPDRKPQVLGQDSRPLASGTSTQHGSHVASVAVSPSEMFESVFVLVEDEMMADPAYLISIIMEFLRSVSRAGLKAPPNLFVMMTTLLARSNRYPEIALFVSNKILEPSKELAMQLMELGQQHSPTRKLGVDMLRERGLHHDYVTALLQDGYHLEALRYARKYKVITVQPVLFLEKAVAINSAQNLAAMLSFFSEFTPTFKTTSDYGRYRHILSEMI, encoded by the exons ATGCTAGGCAATCAGATGCAAGGAGGTTTGGGTAGCCCTGGTGCTCTGTCTCATGCTTATGTACAACATCCTCCTCTACGATGTGACATACCAGACATACGTGGGCTGTTTTATGATGATGCTAATAAGTTCCTTATCGCTCCAACTGCTGATCGG ATATTATACTGGAAGATAGTTCCATCTACTCCAGCTGGACCTCCGAACTCTGATCCTGTAAATGATGGACCTGTTTTATCAGTTCGATATTCCCTGGATCTGAAAGCCATAGGGATACAACGATCCAATCATGAGGTTGAATTTATAAATAGGGAAACAGGACAAACCTGTAATAAAAAGTGCAGAGCTGATTCTGAAACTATACTTGGCTTTTTTTGGACAGACTGCCCCACTTGTGATGtcataataataaaaacaag TGGCCTGGATCTGTTTGCTTATGAACCTCAATCAAATGCTCTTCACTTGGTAGACTCAAAGAAGATCAATGTGAGCTGGTATTTTTACACTCATGAAAGTAGGTTGATTCTTCTTGCTTCAGGAATGCAATGCACACTATTTACTGGATATCAG TTTTCTGCTGGTGGGATTGTCAAATTGCCTAAGTTTGAGATGACAATGACTAAAAGTGAAGCAAACAACAAACCTGTTCTAGCTGCTGATGATGTTCATACCGTAACAGT CTATGGTAGGATTTATTGCTTGCAGCTTGACAGAGTTAGTATGACATTGAACTTGTATCGTTTCTACCGTGATGCTGTTGTACAACAG GGTACTCTGCCAACTTATTCAAGTAGAATTGCAGTTAGTGCGGTTGACAACATAATCATGGTTCACCAAATAGATGCAAAGGTTGTCATACTATATGATGTTTTTATGGACTCTTATGCACCAATTTCTGCACCACTCCCGCTGCTTGTGAGGGGGCTGCCTAGCAATAATAAGCAATCAGCTCAACCTCCAGATAGCCAATCTAGTGCATATGGTGGGACTCTCTATGGAGAAGGTTGGAGCTTTCTCATTCCTGACCTCGTCTGTGATGTTGAGAACGGGCTCTTATGGAAACTTCATTTAGACCTAGAG GCTATTGCCGCTAGTACATCTGATGCTCCTTTGATTCTGGAATTCCTTCAGAGACGAAAGTCTGACCCTAGCATG GTTAAGACTCTAAGCCTTGCTATAGTCCGGACTATCATCCTGGAGAGGAGACCAATTACTATGGTTGCAAAGGCAATGGATGTTGTTCTTGATTCCTATTCTCGTCTGATGAAAATGGGAGGTGGTCTTCCTGCAGTTAGGAGAACATCTGAGCAAAACCAACAGCCCGGTGTTCAGCCCGGTGTGAACCCAGATTCAGCAAGTGGGGATGGAAATAGACCTGTGCAGTCAAATTCAGAAGTTGAGCATGGAATTGCTAACCTGGCAGAACATGTAGATAGGACACTGTTAAATACATCATCTGATTCTGATGATATTATCGATGCATCAGGAGCATCTGATGCTCCTGACAGAAAACCACAAGTTTTGGGGCAGGATAGCAGACCATTGGCTTCTGGTACATCAACGCAGCATGGATCACATGTTGCTAGTGTGGCAGTTTCACCAAGTGAAATGTTTGAGTCTGTGTTTGTACTTGTTGAAGACGAAATGATGGCTGATCCTGCGTATCTTATTTCTATCATCATGGAGTTTCTACGAAg TGTCTCAAGAGCTGGGTTGAAGGCTCCTCCTAACCTTTTTGTGATGATGACAACACTGCTGGCCCGCAGCAACCGTTATCCTGAAATAGCCTTGTTTGTATCCAACAAG ATCCTAGAACCCTCCAAGGAACTTGCGATGCAACTCATGGAATTAGGTCAACAACACTCTCCGACAAGGAAGCTGGGCGTGGACATGCTGAGAGAGCGGGGCTTGCACCATGACTACGTCACTGCGTTACTGCAAGACGGATACCACCTGGAGGCTCTTCGCTACGCTAGAAAATACAAG GTAATAACTGTGCAGCCTGTCCTGTTCTTGGAGAAAGCTGTGGCCATAAACAGCGCGCAGAACCTCGCCGCCATGCTGAGCTTCTTCTCCGAGTTCACGCCGACCTTCAAGACGACGTCGGACTACGGCAGATACCGGCATATCTTGTCTGAGATGATCTGA
- the LOC107275261 gene encoding uncharacterized protein isoform X1, producing MQGGLGSPGALSHAYVQHPPLRCDIPDIRGLFYDDANKFLIAPTADRILYWKIVPSTPAGPPNSDPVNDGPVLSVRYSLDLKAIGIQRSNHEVEFINRETGQTCNKKCRADSETILGFFWTDCPTCDVIIIKTSGLDLFAYEPQSNALHLVDSKKINVSWYFYTHESRLILLASGMQCTLFTGYQFSAGGIVKLPKFEMTMTKSEANNKPVLAADDVHTVTVYGRIYCLQLDRVSMTLNLYRFYRDAVVQQGTLPTYSSRIAVSAVDNIIMVHQIDAKVVILYDVFMDSYAPISAPLPLLVRGLPSNNKQSAQPPDSQSSAYGGTLYGEGWSFLIPDLVCDVENGLLWKLHLDLEAIAASTSDAPLILEFLQRRKSDPSMVKTLSLAIVRTIILERRPITMVAKAMDVVLDSYSRLMKMGGGLPAVRRTSEQNQQPGVQPGVNPDSASGDGNRPVQSNSEVEHGIANLAEHVDRTLLNTSSDSDDIIDASGASDAPDRKPQVLGQDSRPLASGTSTQHGSHVASVAVSPSEMFESVFVLVEDEMMADPAYLISIIMEFLRSVSRAGLKAPPNLFVMMTTLLARSNRYPEIALFVSNKIKFSVGTGFPLTSITKILEPSKELAMQLMELGQQHSPTRKLGVDMLRERGLHHDYVTALLQDGYHLEALRYARKYKVITVQPVLFLEKAVAINSAQNLAAMLSFFSEFTPTFKTTSDYGRYRHILSEMI from the exons ATGCAAGGAGGTTTGGGTAGCCCTGGTGCTCTGTCTCATGCTTATGTACAACATCCTCCTCTACGATGTGACATACCAGACATACGTGGGCTGTTTTATGATGATGCTAATAAGTTCCTTATCGCTCCAACTGCTGATCGG ATATTATACTGGAAGATAGTTCCATCTACTCCAGCTGGACCTCCGAACTCTGATCCTGTAAATGATGGACCTGTTTTATCAGTTCGATATTCCCTGGATCTGAAAGCCATAGGGATACAACGATCCAATCATGAGGTTGAATTTATAAATAGGGAAACAGGACAAACCTGTAATAAAAAGTGCAGAGCTGATTCTGAAACTATACTTGGCTTTTTTTGGACAGACTGCCCCACTTGTGATGtcataataataaaaacaag TGGCCTGGATCTGTTTGCTTATGAACCTCAATCAAATGCTCTTCACTTGGTAGACTCAAAGAAGATCAATGTGAGCTGGTATTTTTACACTCATGAAAGTAGGTTGATTCTTCTTGCTTCAGGAATGCAATGCACACTATTTACTGGATATCAG TTTTCTGCTGGTGGGATTGTCAAATTGCCTAAGTTTGAGATGACAATGACTAAAAGTGAAGCAAACAACAAACCTGTTCTAGCTGCTGATGATGTTCATACCGTAACAGT CTATGGTAGGATTTATTGCTTGCAGCTTGACAGAGTTAGTATGACATTGAACTTGTATCGTTTCTACCGTGATGCTGTTGTACAACAG GGTACTCTGCCAACTTATTCAAGTAGAATTGCAGTTAGTGCGGTTGACAACATAATCATGGTTCACCAAATAGATGCAAAGGTTGTCATACTATATGATGTTTTTATGGACTCTTATGCACCAATTTCTGCACCACTCCCGCTGCTTGTGAGGGGGCTGCCTAGCAATAATAAGCAATCAGCTCAACCTCCAGATAGCCAATCTAGTGCATATGGTGGGACTCTCTATGGAGAAGGTTGGAGCTTTCTCATTCCTGACCTCGTCTGTGATGTTGAGAACGGGCTCTTATGGAAACTTCATTTAGACCTAGAG GCTATTGCCGCTAGTACATCTGATGCTCCTTTGATTCTGGAATTCCTTCAGAGACGAAAGTCTGACCCTAGCATG GTTAAGACTCTAAGCCTTGCTATAGTCCGGACTATCATCCTGGAGAGGAGACCAATTACTATGGTTGCAAAGGCAATGGATGTTGTTCTTGATTCCTATTCTCGTCTGATGAAAATGGGAGGTGGTCTTCCTGCAGTTAGGAGAACATCTGAGCAAAACCAACAGCCCGGTGTTCAGCCCGGTGTGAACCCAGATTCAGCAAGTGGGGATGGAAATAGACCTGTGCAGTCAAATTCAGAAGTTGAGCATGGAATTGCTAACCTGGCAGAACATGTAGATAGGACACTGTTAAATACATCATCTGATTCTGATGATATTATCGATGCATCAGGAGCATCTGATGCTCCTGACAGAAAACCACAAGTTTTGGGGCAGGATAGCAGACCATTGGCTTCTGGTACATCAACGCAGCATGGATCACATGTTGCTAGTGTGGCAGTTTCACCAAGTGAAATGTTTGAGTCTGTGTTTGTACTTGTTGAAGACGAAATGATGGCTGATCCTGCGTATCTTATTTCTATCATCATGGAGTTTCTACGAAg TGTCTCAAGAGCTGGGTTGAAGGCTCCTCCTAACCTTTTTGTGATGATGACAACACTGCTGGCCCGCAGCAACCGTTATCCTGAAATAGCCTTGTTTGTATCCAACAAG ATTAAATTCAGCGTGGGCACCGGATTTCCGCTAACCTCGATTACTAAG ATCCTAGAACCCTCCAAGGAACTTGCGATGCAACTCATGGAATTAGGTCAACAACACTCTCCGACAAGGAAGCTGGGCGTGGACATGCTGAGAGAGCGGGGCTTGCACCATGACTACGTCACTGCGTTACTGCAAGACGGATACCACCTGGAGGCTCTTCGCTACGCTAGAAAATACAAG GTAATAACTGTGCAGCCTGTCCTGTTCTTGGAGAAAGCTGTGGCCATAAACAGCGCGCAGAACCTCGCCGCCATGCTGAGCTTCTTCTCCGAGTTCACGCCGACCTTCAAGACGACGTCGGACTACGGCAGATACCGGCATATCTTGTCTGAGATGATCTGA
- the LOC107275261 gene encoding uncharacterized protein isoform X3 has protein sequence MQGGLGSPGALSHAYVQHPPLRCDIPDIRGLFYDDANKFLIAPTADRILYWKIVPSTPAGPPNSDPVNDGPVLSVRYSLDLKAIGIQRSNHEVEFINRETGQTCNKKCRADSETILGFFWTDCPTCDVIIIKTSGLDLFAYEPQSNALHLVDSKKINVSWYFYTHESRLILLASGMQCTLFTGYQFSAGGIVKLPKFEMTMTKSEANNKPVLAADDVHTVTVYGRIYCLQLDRVSMTLNLYRFYRDAVVQQGTLPTYSSRIAVSAVDNIIMVHQIDAKVVILYDVFMDSYAPISAPLPLLVRGLPSNNKQSAQPPDSQSSAYGGTLYGEGWSFLIPDLVCDVENGLLWKLHLDLEAIAASTSDAPLILEFLQRRKSDPSMVKTLSLAIVRTIILERRPITMVAKAMDVVLDSYSRLMKMGGGLPAVRRTSEQNQQPGVQPGVNPDSASGDGNRPVQSNSEVEHGIANLAEHVDRTLLNTSSDSDDIIDASGASDAPDRKPQVLGQDSRPLASGTSTQHGSHVASVAVSPSEMFESVFVLVEDEMMADPAYLISIIMEFLRSVSRAGLKAPPNLFVMMTTLLARSNRYPEIALFVSNKILEPSKELAMQLMELGQQHSPTRKLGVDMLRERGLHHDYVTALLQDGYHLEALRYARKYKVITVQPVLFLEKAVAINSAQNLAAMLSFFSEFTPTFKTTSDYGRYRHILSEMI, from the exons ATGCAAGGAGGTTTGGGTAGCCCTGGTGCTCTGTCTCATGCTTATGTACAACATCCTCCTCTACGATGTGACATACCAGACATACGTGGGCTGTTTTATGATGATGCTAATAAGTTCCTTATCGCTCCAACTGCTGATCGG ATATTATACTGGAAGATAGTTCCATCTACTCCAGCTGGACCTCCGAACTCTGATCCTGTAAATGATGGACCTGTTTTATCAGTTCGATATTCCCTGGATCTGAAAGCCATAGGGATACAACGATCCAATCATGAGGTTGAATTTATAAATAGGGAAACAGGACAAACCTGTAATAAAAAGTGCAGAGCTGATTCTGAAACTATACTTGGCTTTTTTTGGACAGACTGCCCCACTTGTGATGtcataataataaaaacaag TGGCCTGGATCTGTTTGCTTATGAACCTCAATCAAATGCTCTTCACTTGGTAGACTCAAAGAAGATCAATGTGAGCTGGTATTTTTACACTCATGAAAGTAGGTTGATTCTTCTTGCTTCAGGAATGCAATGCACACTATTTACTGGATATCAG TTTTCTGCTGGTGGGATTGTCAAATTGCCTAAGTTTGAGATGACAATGACTAAAAGTGAAGCAAACAACAAACCTGTTCTAGCTGCTGATGATGTTCATACCGTAACAGT CTATGGTAGGATTTATTGCTTGCAGCTTGACAGAGTTAGTATGACATTGAACTTGTATCGTTTCTACCGTGATGCTGTTGTACAACAG GGTACTCTGCCAACTTATTCAAGTAGAATTGCAGTTAGTGCGGTTGACAACATAATCATGGTTCACCAAATAGATGCAAAGGTTGTCATACTATATGATGTTTTTATGGACTCTTATGCACCAATTTCTGCACCACTCCCGCTGCTTGTGAGGGGGCTGCCTAGCAATAATAAGCAATCAGCTCAACCTCCAGATAGCCAATCTAGTGCATATGGTGGGACTCTCTATGGAGAAGGTTGGAGCTTTCTCATTCCTGACCTCGTCTGTGATGTTGAGAACGGGCTCTTATGGAAACTTCATTTAGACCTAGAG GCTATTGCCGCTAGTACATCTGATGCTCCTTTGATTCTGGAATTCCTTCAGAGACGAAAGTCTGACCCTAGCATG GTTAAGACTCTAAGCCTTGCTATAGTCCGGACTATCATCCTGGAGAGGAGACCAATTACTATGGTTGCAAAGGCAATGGATGTTGTTCTTGATTCCTATTCTCGTCTGATGAAAATGGGAGGTGGTCTTCCTGCAGTTAGGAGAACATCTGAGCAAAACCAACAGCCCGGTGTTCAGCCCGGTGTGAACCCAGATTCAGCAAGTGGGGATGGAAATAGACCTGTGCAGTCAAATTCAGAAGTTGAGCATGGAATTGCTAACCTGGCAGAACATGTAGATAGGACACTGTTAAATACATCATCTGATTCTGATGATATTATCGATGCATCAGGAGCATCTGATGCTCCTGACAGAAAACCACAAGTTTTGGGGCAGGATAGCAGACCATTGGCTTCTGGTACATCAACGCAGCATGGATCACATGTTGCTAGTGTGGCAGTTTCACCAAGTGAAATGTTTGAGTCTGTGTTTGTACTTGTTGAAGACGAAATGATGGCTGATCCTGCGTATCTTATTTCTATCATCATGGAGTTTCTACGAAg TGTCTCAAGAGCTGGGTTGAAGGCTCCTCCTAACCTTTTTGTGATGATGACAACACTGCTGGCCCGCAGCAACCGTTATCCTGAAATAGCCTTGTTTGTATCCAACAAG ATCCTAGAACCCTCCAAGGAACTTGCGATGCAACTCATGGAATTAGGTCAACAACACTCTCCGACAAGGAAGCTGGGCGTGGACATGCTGAGAGAGCGGGGCTTGCACCATGACTACGTCACTGCGTTACTGCAAGACGGATACCACCTGGAGGCTCTTCGCTACGCTAGAAAATACAAG GTAATAACTGTGCAGCCTGTCCTGTTCTTGGAGAAAGCTGTGGCCATAAACAGCGCGCAGAACCTCGCCGCCATGCTGAGCTTCTTCTCCGAGTTCACGCCGACCTTCAAGACGACGTCGGACTACGGCAGATACCGGCATATCTTGTCTGAGATGATCTGA
- the LOC4348568 gene encoding uncharacterized protein — protein MADIALLVVEEFEKMTKKLKQQRQQQGRISEEVPAGDAAAASRAGEWGSWAAAAVRTRVAALKEPAAAQGLAAVDGFFSA, from the coding sequence ATGGCGGACATCGCGCTGCTGGTGGTGGAGGAGTTCGAGAAGATGACCAAGAAGTTGAAGCAGCAGAGGCAGCAGCAGGGCCGGATCAGCGAGGAGGTGCCCGccggggatgcggcggcggcttcgcggGCGGGGGAGTGGGGttcttgggcggcggcggcggtgaggacgagggtggcggcgctgaaggagcccgccgccgcgcaggggctcgccgccgtcgatggcTTCTTCTCCGCTTga